From a single Penaeus vannamei isolate JL-2024 chromosome 25, ASM4276789v1, whole genome shotgun sequence genomic region:
- the LOC113824179 gene encoding cartilage oligomeric matrix protein-like: MAFLSAILPIMGLTLVMALDGSECPGEGRFSDASTCGGFIECIADKTGGYSVKRDHCNGYVYNATSMTCSQTLCDSRRERSVTNDYHPLSQVCESQPDRFLCANCKTLVHCVMGQAFVRQCIKDFYCTEKPGFGGAVCYPDEPAACLCLNPNEFRVDPYDPQRFFSCTNPGSQPQSYKCPDGMQFDENSAQCLSKSGYPQCVKSGTFANTQNCGEYYSCTSLMQGWVQKFFMCSGNHLFNERTKKCEDPCSLKFVCQREGRFPDPLNMQHYFECFMESGKMVKQRYQCPSGYMWSEESFGTGKCVEATDEYLGYPFAHCDIPDDLCPETDPCLQNPCYSGVACTFTSVAPFYTCGACPAGFTGDGETCDALQCPVGFAGIGGDCAPDSDLDGFPDTELGCSSRYCRKDNCVNRPNSGQDDADGDGIGDACDTDADGDGLNSKSDNCPLTPNSKQEDADSDGRGDVCDNCPAMSNPSQRDIDGDQIGDDCDDDIDNDGSLNAADNCPLMANSNQADADGDGLGDVCDNCPLNPNPGQEDVDEDLLGDACDDNIDLDGDGVEDSADNCPSVANSNQQDVDGDGDGDLCDLDSDNDGVNDSSDNCFLLPNPGQEDANGDGRGDACSTDFDGDRITDANDNCIKNPNVYATDFRQLQMIALEPQSASDPPVWVVYDNGAEIHQIVNSDPGLAIGNDVMNDVDFEGTFFIEDTSDDDFVGFVFGYQSNAKFYVVAWKKGPQDWFNKAERGITLKLVDSATGPGPALRDALWLTGTTPNQATLLWHDGSIGWSPNVAYRWQLHHRPDIGTIRFYLYRGNNEVMDSGNIYDDSLKGGRLGLYCFSQEEIIWSNVKYTCEDGVPQEMFDDLPQNLKDQVLNTTGISTRSLFTIGGMGAQDRSLFQEPEGENGNRASNGKPRMNWVQKPCN; this comes from the exons ATGGCCTTTCTTTCCGCAATACTGCCC ATAATGGGGCTGACCCTTGTAATGGCTTTGGATGG GTCCGAGTGCCCTGGGGAAGGGAGATTTTCTGATGCCAGTACGTGTGGTGGCTTTATCGAGTGCATAGCTGACAAGACTGGTGGCTACAGTGTGAAAAGGGACCACTGCAACGGATATGTCTACAATGCTACATCCATGACTTGCTCACAAACACTG TGTGACTCGCGTCGGGAACGTAGTGTTACCAACGACTACCATCCCTTGTCGCAAGTGTGTGAAAGCCAGCCTGACCGTTTCCTGTGTGCCAACTGCAAGACCTTGGTTCATTGTGTAATGGGGCAAGCCTTCGTTCGTCAATGCATTAAGGATTTCTACTGTACAGAAAAGCCTGGCTTTGGAGGTGCTGTATGCTACCCTGATGAACCAGCTGCTTGTCTGTGTTTGAATCCAAATGAGTTTCGTGTGGATCCCTACGACCCACAGAGGTTTTTCTCGTGTACAAATCCTGGCTCCCAACCACAAAGCTACAAATGTCCAGATGGTATGCAGTTTGATGAGAACTCTGCCCAGTGTCTAAGCAAGAGTGGCTACCCACAATGTGTAAAATCTGGAACCTTTGCCAACACTCAAAACTGTGGGGAATACTACTCTTGCACTTCCTTGATGCAAGGCTGGGTGCAGAAGTTCTTCATGTGCAGTGGAAACCATTTGTTCAACGAGAGAACCAAGAAATGTGAAGATCCTTGCAGCTTGAAATTTGTGTGCCAACGAGAGGGAAGATTTCCAGACCCCCTCAACATGCAGCATTACTTCGAATGCTTCATGGAATCTGGCAAAATGGTAAAGCAGCGTTACCAGTGTCCCAGTGGTTACATGTGGTCTGAAGAAAGCTTTGGAACAGGGAAATGTGTGGAGGCAACAGATGAGTACTTGGGTTATCCATTTGCTCACTGCGACATACCTGATGACCTCTGTCCAGAAACTG ATCCATGTCTTCAGAATCCTTGCTACAGTGGAGTTGCTTGCACTTTCACAAGTGTAGCACCTTTCTACACCTGTGGTGCATGTCCTGCAGGATTCACTGGTGATGGAGAAACGTGTGATGCTCTACAG TGCCCTGTTGGATTTGCTGGTATTGGTGGCGACTGTGCCCCCGACTCTGACCTCGACGGCTTCCCAGACACCGAACTAGGATGTTCGAGCAGATATTGCCGTAAGGATAACTGCGTCAATAGGCCTAATTCGGGGCAAGATGATGCTGATGGGGATGGAATTGGTGATGCTTGTGATACCGATGCTGATGGAGATGGATTGAACAGTAAATCG GACAACTGTCCTCTGACCCCCAACTCTAAGCAAGAAGATGCAGACTCTGATGGACGAGGTGATGTCTGTGACAACTGCCCTGCTATGTCCAACCCAAGCCAGAGGGATATTGATGGGGACCAAATTGGAGATGACTGTGACGATGATATCGACAATGATG GATCCCTGAATGCAGCTGACAACTGTCCCTTGATGGCCAATAGTAACCAGGCAGATGCTGATGGTGACGGCCTTGGAGATGTATGCGACAACTGTCCCCTAAATCCTAATCCTGGACAGGAAGATGTTGATGAAGATCTTCTAGGAGATGCATGTGATGACAATATTGACTTGGATGG TGATGGTGTGGAGGACAGTGCAGACAACTGCCCATCTGTAGCCAACAGTAACCAGCAGGATGTAgacggtgatggcgatggtgatctATGTGATTTAGACAGTGACAATGATGGCGTTAATGACTCTAGTGACAACTGCTTCCTTCTACCTAATCCGGGCCAAGAAGATGCTAATGGTGACGGCCGTGGTGATGCTTGCAGCACCGACTTCGATGGTGACAGAATAACTGATGCAAATGACAATTGCATAAAGAACCCCAATGTATATGCTACAGACTTTAG GCAGCTCCAAATGATAGCTTTAGAACCACAAAGTGCAAGTGACCCTCCAGTATGGGTAGTCTACGACAATGGTGCTGAGATTCATCAGATCGTAAATTCTGATCCAGGTCTAGCCATAG gcaatGATGTCATGAATGATGTAGACTTTGAGGGAACTTTCTTCATTGAAGATACCAGTGATGATGACTTTGTTGGCTTCGTATTTGG CTACCAAAGCAATGCCAAGTTTTATGTTGTGGCATGGAAGAAGGGACCACAGGACTGGTTTAACAAGGCTGAGAGGGGCATTACCTTGAAGCTGGTGGACTCTGCTACAGGCCCTGGCCCAGCACTTCGGGATGCTCTGTGGCTAACTGGTACCACACCAAATCAG GCAACCTTGCTCTGGCATGACGGCAGCATTGGCTGGTCCCCAAATGTGGCCTACCGCTGGCAACTTCACCACCGTCCTGATATTGGCACCATCAGGTTCTATTTGTACCGGGGTAATAATGAAGTCATGGACTCTGGCAACATTTATGATGACTCCCTGAAAGGAGGAAGACTAGGACTGTACTGTTTCTCGCAAGAGGAGATTATTTGGTCAAATGTGAAGTATACTTGTGAAG ATGGCGTCCCCCAAGAAATGTTCGATGACCTACCACAAAACCTTAAGGATCAGGTGCTAAATACTACAGGTATTAGCACAAGAAGTCTCTTTACCATTGGTGGGATGGGGGCTCAGGATAGATCTCTATTTCAGGAACctgaaggagagaatggaaatcGTGCATCAAATGGCAAACCCAGAATGAATTGGGTCCAGAAGCCTtgcaattaa
- the LOC113830320 gene encoding uncharacterized protein → MSKMELCDLLLLMASGVTLVLANDVTGGYHSLSYLCEAQPDRFHCLDCKSLVVCVNGQAFVRRCIEDHYCTDKSMFGGSVCYPNEPAECTCERPYVFRVDHYDPQKFFSCDGVRSKPEFYKCPDGMVFDENLTQCRNEVGLPPCTKPGTFVNPKNCSEYYSCIALIHGWLQKFYLCNGKTFFNEEKQICEDPCMYKFMCESEGRFPDPVNKHRYFECYLKSGQFVEMRYQCPEGYIWYTVSSGVGKCMEDSRIRHMDHNFDHCPLPQDWCPRNGTGTS, encoded by the exons ATGTCGAAGATGGAGTTGTGTGATCTATTGTTGTTA ATGGCCTCAGGAGTCACCCTTGTCCTGGCAAATGA tgTTACTGGgggttatcattctctctcttatctgtgtgAAGCTCAACCTGACCGTTTCCACTGCCTTGATTGCAAGAGTTTGGTCGTGTGTGTAAACGGACAAGCCTTCGTTCGTCGCTGCATCGAAGATCATTACTGCACAGATAAGAGTATGTTTGGAGGTAGTGTGTGCTATCCTAATGAACCTGCAGAGTGCACTTGTGAGAGGCCATATGTATTTCGTGTGGACCACTATGACCCACAGAAATTTTTCTCATGCGATGGTGTAAGATCCAAACCAGAATTTTACAAGTGTCCAGATGGTATGGTGTTTGATGAGAACCTTACACAATGTCGCAATGAAGTGGGTCTACCACCTTGTACAAAGCCTGGGACTTTTGTTAATCCAAAAAATTGTAGTGAGTACTACTCTTGCATTGCCCTTATACATGGATGGCTGCAAAAATTCTACCTCTGTAATGGTAAAACCTTTTTCAATGAGGAAAAACAAATTTGTGAAGATCCTTGCATGTACAAATTCATGTGCGAGAGTGAGGGACGCTTCCCAGACCCTGTGAACAAGCATAGATACTTTGAATGTTACTTAAAATCTGGTCAATTTGTAGAGATGCGGTATCAATGTCCAGAGGGGTATATATGGTACACTGTATCATCAGGAGTTGGCAAGTGCATGGAGGACTCTAGAATCAGACATATGGATCACAACTTTGACCACTGCCCCCTGCCACAAGACTGGTGCCCCAGAAATG gAACTGGAACCTCCTAG
- the LOC113824160 gene encoding cartilage oligomeric matrix protein, giving the protein MAFLSAILPIMGLTLVMALDGSECPGEGRFSDASTCGGFIECIADKTGGYSVKRDHCNGYVYNATSMTCSQTLCDSRRERSVTNDYHPLSQVCESQPDRFLCANCKTLVHCVMGQAFVRQCIKDFYCTEKPGFGGAVCYPDEPAACLCLNPNEFRVDPYDPQRFFSCTNPGSQPQSYKCPDGMQFDENSAQCLSKSGYPQCVKSGTFANTQNCGEYYSCTSLMQGWVQKFFMCSGNHLFNERTKKCEDPCSLKFVCQREGRFPDPLNMQHYFECFMESGKMVKQRYQCPSGYMWSEESFGTGKCVEATDEYLGYPFAHCDMPDDLCPETDPCLQNPCYSGVACTFTSVAPFYTCGACPAGFTGDGETCDALQCPVGFAGIGGDCAPDSDLDGFPDTELGCSSKYCRKDNCVNRPNSGQDDADGDGLGDACDADADGDGLNSKSDNCPLTPNSKQEDADSDGRGDVCDNCPAMSNPSQRDIDGDQIGDDCDDDIDNDGSLNAADNCPLMANSNQADADGDGLGDVCDNCPLNPNPGQEDVDEDLLGDACDDNIDLDGDGVEDSADNCPSVANSNQQDVDGDGDGDLCDLDSDNDGVNDPSDNCFLLPNPGQEDANGDGRGDACSTDFDGDRITDANDNCIKNPNVYATDFRQLQMIALEPQSASDPPVWVVYDNGAEIHQIVNSDPGLAIGNDVMNDVDFEGTFFIEDTSDDDFVGFVFGYQSNAKFYVVAWKKGPQDWFNKAERGITLKLVDSATGPGPALRDALWLTGTTPNQATLLWHDGSIGWSPNVAYRWQLHHRPDIGTIRFYLYRGNNEVMDSGNIYDDSLKGGRLGLYCFSQEEIIWSNVKYTCEDGVPQEMFDDLPQNLKDQVLNTTGISTRSLFTIGGMGAQDRSLFQEPEGENGNRASNGKPRMNWVQKPCN; this is encoded by the exons ATGGCCTTTCTTTCCGCAATACTGCCC ATAATGGGGCTGACCCTTGTAATGGCTTTGGATGG GTCCGAGTGCCCTGGGGAAGGGAGGTTTTCTGATGCCAGCACGTGTGGTGGCTTTATCGAGTGCATAGCTGACAAGACTGGTGGCTACAGTGTGAAAAGGGACCACTGCAACGGATATGTCTACAATGCTACATCCATGACTTGCTCACAAACACTG TGTGACTCGCGTCGGGAACGTAGTGTTACCAACGACTACCATCCCTTGTCGCAAGTGTGTGAAAGCCAGCCTGACCGTTTCCTGTGTGCCAACTGCAAGACCTTGGTTCATTGTGTAATGGGGCAAGCCTTCGTTCGTCAATGCATTAAGGATTTCTACTGTACAGAAAAGCCTGGCTTTGGAGGTGCTGTATGCTACCCTGATGAACCAGCTGCTTGTCTGTGTTTGAATCCAAATGAGTTTCGTGTGGATCCCTACGACCCACAGAGGTTTTTCTCGTGTACAAATCCTGGCTCCCAACCACAAAGCTACAAATGTCCAGATGGTATGCAGTTTGATGAGAACTCTGCCCAGTGTCTAAGCAAGAGTGGCTACCCACAATGTGTAAAATCTGGAACCTTTGCCAACACTCAAAACTGTGGGGAATACTACTCTTGCACTTCCTTGATGCAAGGCTGGGTGCAGAAGTTCTTCATGTGCAGTGGAAACCATTTGTTCAACGAGAGAACCAAGAAATGTGAAGATCCTTGCAGCTTGAAATTTGTGTGCCAACGAGAGGGAAGATTTCCAGACCCCCTCAACATGCAGCATTACTTCGAATGCTTCATGGAATCTGGCAAAATGGTAAAGCAGCGTTACCAGTGTCCCAGTGGTTACATGTGGTCTGAAGAAAGCTTTGGAACAGGGAAATGTGTGGAGGCAACAGATGAGTACTTGGGTTATCCATTTGCTCACTGCGACATGCCTGATGACCTCTGTCCAGAAACTG ATCCATGTCTTCAGAATCCTTGCTACAGTGGAGTTGCTTGCACTTTCACAAGTGTAGCACCTTTCTACACCTGTGGTGCATGTCCTGCAGGATTCACTGGTGATGGAGAAACGTGTGATGCTCTACAG TGCCCTGTTGGATTTGCTGGTATTGGTGGCGACTGTGCCCCTGACTCTGACCTCGACGGCTTCCCAGACACTGAACTAGGATGTTCGAGCAAATACTGCCGTAAGGATAACTGCGTCAATAGGCCTAATTCGGGGCAAGATGATGCTGATGGGGATGGACTTGGTGATGCGTGTGATGCCGATGCTGATGGAGATGGATTGAACAGTAAATCG GACAACTGTCCTCTGACCCCCAACTCTAAGCAAGAAGATGCAGACTCTGATGGACGAGGTGACGTCTGTGACAACTGCCCTGCTATGTCCAACCCAAGCCAGAGGGATATTGATGGGGACCAAATTGGAGACGACTGTGACGATGATATCGACAATGATG GATCCCTGAATGCAGCTGACAACTGTCCCTTGATGGCAAATAGTAACCAGGCAGATGCTGATGGTGACGGCCTTGGAGATGTATGCGACAACTGTCCCCTAAATCCTAATCCTGGACAGGAAGATGTTGATGAAGATCTTCTGGGAGATGCATGTGATGACAATATTGACTTGGATGG TGATGGTGTGGAGGACAGTGCAGACAACTGCCCATCTGTAGCCAACAGTAACCAGCAGGATGTAgacggtgatggcgatggtgatctATGTGATTTAGACAGTGACAATGATGGCGTTAATGACCCTAGTGACAACTGCTTCCTTCTACCTAATCCGGGCCAAGAAGATGCTAATGGTGACGGCCGTGGTGATGCTTGCAGCACCGACTTCGATGGTGACAGAATAACTGATGCAAATGACAATTGCATAAAGAACCCCAATGTATATGCTACAGACTTTAG GCAGCTCCAAATGATAGCTTTAGAACCACAAAGTGCAAGTGACCCTCCAGTATGGGTAGTCTACGACAATGGTGCTGAGATTCATCAGATCGTAAATTCTGATCCAGGTCTAGCCATAG gcaaTGATGTCATGAATGATGTAGACTTTGAGGGAACTTTCTTCATTGAAGATACCAGTGATGATGACTTTGTTGGCTTCGTATTTGG CTACCAAAGCAATGCCAAGTTTTATGTTGTGGCATGGAAGAAGGGACCACAGGACTGGTTTAACAAGGCTGAGAGGGGCATTACCTTGAAGCTGGTGGACTCTGCTACAGGCCCTGGCCCAGCACTTCGGGATGCTCTGTGGCTAACTGGTACCACACCGAATCAG GCAACCTTGCTCTGGCATGACGGCAGCATTGGCTGGTCCCCAAATGTGGCCTACCGCTGGCAACTTCACCACCGTCCTGATATTGGCACCATCAGGTTCTATTTGTACCGGGGTAATAATGAAGTCATGGACTCTGGCAACATTTATGATGACTCCCTGAAAGGAGGAAGACTAGGACTGTACTGTTTCTCGCAAGAGGAGATTATTTGGTCAAATGTGAAGTATACTTGTGAAG ATGGCGTCCCCCAAGAAATGTTCGATGACCTACCACAAAACCTTAAGGATCAGGTGCTAAATACTACAGGTATTAGCACAAGAAGTCTCTTTACCATTGGTGGGATGGGGGCTCAGGATAGATCTCTATTTCAGGAACctgaaggagagaatggaaatcGTGCATCAAATGGCAAACCCAGAATGAATTGGGTCCAGAAGCCTTGCAATTAA